In Pelosinus sp. UFO1, one genomic interval encodes:
- the xylF gene encoding D-xylose ABC transporter substrate-binding protein, whose translation MFKGKNVRLVLLVAICIISLLGVVGCTKQETTTSKEAPKSKTIKIGVSMDDLRLERWQHDRDLFVQKAKELGAEVVVQSANGDDQTQFSQCENLISQGINVLVIIPHNGEAIAPIIEQAHKAGVKVLAYDRLITKSDVDYYISFDNIKVGELQAQAVIKEAPKGNYFLMGGSPTDNNAKMFRQGQMNILKPLIDKGDITVVGDQWAKDWLPEEALKIMENALTANNNKIDAVVASNDSTAGGAIQALSAQGLGGKVPISGQDAELAACQRIVEGKQTMTVYKPIKNLATSAADLAVKLAKGDSIKTDGVVNNGTKDVPAILLTPIAVDSKNIVETVIKDGYNKLEDIFKNVSKDKWPKG comes from the coding sequence GTGTTTAAAGGTAAAAATGTAAGATTAGTTCTTTTGGTAGCGATTTGTATTATTTCCTTACTAGGGGTAGTTGGATGTACCAAACAGGAGACGACTACTTCTAAAGAGGCTCCAAAAAGTAAAACGATTAAAATCGGTGTTAGTATGGATGACTTGAGGCTAGAAAGATGGCAGCATGATCGTGATCTTTTTGTACAAAAAGCCAAAGAATTAGGTGCGGAAGTTGTTGTTCAGTCTGCGAATGGTGATGACCAAACGCAATTTTCTCAATGTGAAAATCTAATATCTCAAGGTATTAATGTGTTAGTTATTATTCCTCACAATGGGGAGGCTATTGCACCAATTATTGAACAGGCTCATAAAGCTGGTGTTAAGGTATTAGCTTATGATCGTCTCATAACTAAGTCCGATGTTGATTACTATATATCCTTTGATAATATCAAAGTTGGCGAATTACAGGCCCAAGCAGTCATAAAGGAAGCTCCTAAAGGAAATTACTTTTTGATGGGGGGATCACCTACCGATAATAACGCTAAGATGTTTCGTCAAGGACAAATGAATATTCTAAAACCCTTAATTGACAAAGGTGATATTACAGTGGTCGGAGACCAATGGGCCAAGGATTGGCTGCCAGAAGAAGCATTGAAGATTATGGAGAATGCTTTGACTGCGAATAACAACAAGATTGATGCTGTTGTTGCTTCAAATGATAGTACGGCAGGTGGCGCTATCCAAGCATTATCAGCGCAAGGTTTAGGTGGAAAAGTTCCCATCTCCGGTCAAGATGCTGAGTTAGCAGCTTGTCAAAGAATCGTGGAAGGCAAACAAACCATGACTGTCTATAAACCTATCAAGAATCTAGCAACCTCTGCAGCAGATCTCGCTGTAAAGCTTGCCAAAGGTGACTCAATTAAAACAGATGGCGTAGTGAATAACGGTACGAAAGATGTTCCAGCTATTTTACTTACTCCTATTGCAGTGGATTCTAAGAATATAGTAGAAACTGTAATTAAGGACGGTTACAACAAATTGGAAGATATCTTTAAAAATGTATCAAAGGATAAATGGCCAAAAGGATAG